A genomic stretch from Astatotilapia calliptera chromosome 4, fAstCal1.2, whole genome shotgun sequence includes:
- the syngr1a gene encoding synaptogyrin-1a isoform X1, translated as MDGFQAYGAGKAGGAFDPATFIRQPQTVVRILCWLFSIVILGCVANEGYVNRPEEVDPYCIFNRNQNACNYGITMGTLGFLCSAAFLALDVYFPQISGVKDRKKAVMADIVVSALWAFIWFVGFCFLANQWQVSKKEDNPLNEGADAARATIVFSFFSIFTWVLQSLLAIHRFKLGADTVMFNQDYVDPNPHEPMEAAPRTE; from the exons atggatggtttCCAGGCGTACGGGGCGGGGAAGGCCGGCGGAGCGTTCGACCCTGCGACCTTCATCAGGCAGCCGCAGACTGTCGTTAGGATCCTGTGCTGG CTCTTCTCCATCGTCATCCTCGGCTGCGTTGCTAACGAGGGCTATGTCAACAGGCCAGAGGAGGTGGACCCGTATTGCATCTTCAACCGCAACCAGAACGCCTGCAACTATGGCATCACCATGGGAACATTGGGGTTCCTATGCAGCGCTGCTTTCCTAGCACTGGATGTTTACTTCCCCCAGATCAGCGGCGTGAAGGACAGGAAGAAGGCCGTCATGGCTGACATTGTAGTGTCAG CTCTATGGGCCTTCATCTGGTTTGTGGGCTTCTGTTTTCTGGCCAATCAGTGGCAGGTCTCTAAAAAAGAGGACAATCCTCTGAACGAAGGAGCCGACGCAGCCAGAGCAACCAttgttttctccttcttttccaTCTTCACCTGG gtgCTGCAGAGCCTGCTTGCCATCCACAGGTTCAAATTGGGAGCCGACACCGTCATGTTCAACCAAGACTACGTGGATCCTAATCCACACGAACCCATGGAGGCCGCACCCAGGACTGAATAA
- the syngr1a gene encoding synaptogyrin-1a isoform X2: MDGFQAYGAGKAGGAFDPATFIRQPQTVVRILCWLFSIVILGCVANEGYVNRPEEVDPYCIFNRNQNACNYGITMGTLGFLCSAAFLALDVYFPQISGVKDRKKAVMADIVVSALWAFIWFVGFCFLANQWQVSKKEDNPLNEGADAARATIVFSFFSIFTWGGLTLLSLERLKRVSFEEEYNKLFSSPLA, from the exons atggatggtttCCAGGCGTACGGGGCGGGGAAGGCCGGCGGAGCGTTCGACCCTGCGACCTTCATCAGGCAGCCGCAGACTGTCGTTAGGATCCTGTGCTGG CTCTTCTCCATCGTCATCCTCGGCTGCGTTGCTAACGAGGGCTATGTCAACAGGCCAGAGGAGGTGGACCCGTATTGCATCTTCAACCGCAACCAGAACGCCTGCAACTATGGCATCACCATGGGAACATTGGGGTTCCTATGCAGCGCTGCTTTCCTAGCACTGGATGTTTACTTCCCCCAGATCAGCGGCGTGAAGGACAGGAAGAAGGCCGTCATGGCTGACATTGTAGTGTCAG CTCTATGGGCCTTCATCTGGTTTGTGGGCTTCTGTTTTCTGGCCAATCAGTGGCAGGTCTCTAAAAAAGAGGACAATCCTCTGAACGAAGGAGCCGACGCAGCCAGAGCAACCAttgttttctccttcttttccaTCTTCACCTGG GGCGGTCTCACTCTGCTGTCTCTGGAGCGTCTGAAGAGAGTCTCCTTTGAGGAAGAATACAACAAACTGTTCAGCTCTCCTCTTGCCTGA
- the LOC113020100 gene encoding zinc finger BED domain-containing protein 1-like — MDEGGLLGGKFLFKKLPDGLLDKTRVRCTICKAEFKYHRSSSSLAYHLRAKHPTESTSTGPRQSTLQEYGACGRITKNVREKVTNSLVVWIAKNCRPVSIVEDDGLREVIRAASGDECYNLPSRGTIVSRLHTLYGDQRAQQSSKLVQVRNVALTGDHWTSVNNDNYLGVMAHFIDNDWTMQSFALTVSKTEERHYAEACADHFLNVANEWKIKDKVTTLGTDSARNMVAAARLLPFEHMPCMAHILQRTVTVSLNDSAFERALAKCRKIVGHFKHSPANAQELKEQQAAHGHQTEPLVQDVPTRWNSTLEMIKRIQRNKFGLTTILTQQNSKVTMLTDQELDRLQKLEELLEPCRYVTELLGGERYVSCSMVLPALCHLFRIMEPSDDDPVYVLRFKKIFTTDLAQPRDSNNLTWLKIATALDPRFKDLKCLSKDERREVWASVHDLLMSETDAHQPSAQTTEEPSPKKSKMSICLLGSPDSDKEEEEDAIDCCLNLYKAEPKIDIGECPLQWWLKREGAHARLAPIARKYLSTPATTVPCERLFSLSGHIIQKKRASLSSDNVNRIVCLSNWLSAKKD; from the exons ATGGACGAGGGCGGACTTTTGGGTGGAAAGTTTCTCTTTAAGAAGTTGCCTGATGGCTTGTTGGACAAAACGAGAGTAAGATGCACAATTTGCAAAGCTGAATTCAAGTACCACAGAAGCAGTTCATCACTGGCGTAtcacctgagagcaaaacaccCAACTGAATCCACCTCTACGGGACCTCGCCAGTCTACGCTTCAGGAGTATGGTGCTTGTGGacgaataacaaaaaatgtgagagaaaaggtAACCAATTCCTTGGTTGTTTGGATAGCTAAAAACTGCCGACCAGTTAGCATAGTAGAAGATGATGGACTGAGAGAAGTCATTCGTGCTGCATCAGGAGATGAGTGTTACAATCTGCCCTCGAGAGGAACCATTGTGTCGAGACTGCACACTTTGTATGGGGACCAGAGGGCTCAGCAGTCCAGCAAGCTTGTGCAAGTAAGGAATGTCGCTCTCACCGGAGACCACTGGACTTCGGTGAACAACGATAATTACTTGGGGGTCATGGCGCATTTTATTGATAACGACTGGACTATGCAATCGTTTGCACTAACAGTGAGTAAAACTGAAGAGAGACACTATGCTGAGGCGTGTGCTGACCATTTTCTGAATGTTGCAAACGAATGGAAAATCAAGGACAAGGTAACCACGCTTGGCACCGACAGTGCTCGTAACATGGTTGCAGCCGCCAGACTACTTCCATTTGAACACATGCCCTGCATGGCCCACATTCTGCAAAGAACGGTCACAGTTTCTCTTAATGACAGCGCATTTGAAAGGGCTCTGGCCAAATGTCGCAAGATTGTTGGACATTTTAAGCATAGTCCAGCAAACGCTCAGGAATTAAAGGAACAGCAAGCTGCACATGGACATCAAACAGAACCGCTTGTTCAGGACGTTCCAACAAGATGGAACTCCACCCTAGAGATGATCAAGCGGATCCAGAGAAACAAATTTGGGCTGACCACCATCCTGACTCAACAAAACAGCAAGGTGACTATGTTGACTGACCAGGAGCTTGACAGACTGCAAAAGCTGGAGGAACTACTGGAACCTTGCAG ATATGTTACCGAACTGCTGGGAGGAGAGCGGTATGTCTCTTGTTCCATGGTGTTGCCAGCCTTGTGTCATTTGTTCAGGATTATGGAGCCCTCAGATGATGACCCAGTCTACGTTTTGAGGTTTAAGAAGATTTTTACCACAGACCTAGCTCAGCCGAGGGACAGCAACAATCTCACATGGCTGAAGATCGCTACTGCCCTTGATCCCAGGTTTAAAGATCTTAAATGCCTTTCcaaagatgaaagaagagaggtGTGGGCATCAGTACATGACCTTCTGATGTCAGAGACGGATGCACACCAACCATCTGCTCAGACAACAGAGGAACCCTCACCAAAGAAGAGCAAGATGTCCATCTGCTTGCTGGGTTCTCCTGATTCAgataaagaggaagaggaagatgcTATAGACTGCTGTCTGAATCTGTACAAAGCAGAGCCCAAAATTGACATAGGAGAGTGTCCACTACAGTGGTGGTTAAAGAGAGAAGGAGCACATGCCAGGCTGGCACCTATTGCACGCAAGTACCTGTCAACCCCTGCAACCACAGTGCCTTGTGAGAGATTATTCTCACTCTCAGGTCACATCATTCAAAAGAAGCGTGCTTCTTTGTCATCAGACAATGTAAACAGAATAGTCTGCCTCAGTAACTGGCTGAGTGCAAAGAAGGACTAA